The following are encoded in a window of Arctopsyche grandis isolate Sample6627 chromosome 2, ASM5162203v2, whole genome shotgun sequence genomic DNA:
- the LOC143922297 gene encoding protein FAM200C-like → MKPSRLNEHFLKKHPDKNNKDIFRNEKGLMVSYEIAQIIAKCGAPHTYGEKLILPAIRVFINNMIGQNQQEFLSSVPLSNDTVSKRIDEVANDIEIQLCEELQSKEFSLQLDESTLRDNESLLLAYVRFVKNEEIIEEMLFSKLLNTDTKAMVGRHRGFILRLKNVAPNVLTIHCIIYRQHLVAKKLNGRLHKSLSIFIVVINKIKSHPLNDRLFRQLCKENDEEFERLNLHTEVRWLSKGNCLKRFYALFDTIVEFLDVNNEKICIELKLLRNDVAYLSDIFGKINENLLKLQGSNISLIKAKGIILSFINKLKLFKNKLRRHIDALIEDMIIRFKDLYELLKPDWIINPFLSDVESVSQKLKEQFIELQNDCEAKICSIQSIGVAYVQSIMAS, encoded by the exons ATGAAGCCATCGCGgttaaatgaacattttttaaagAAACATCCGGACaagaataataaagacataTT TCGGAACGAAAAAGGACTAATGGTATCTTATGAAATAGcacaaattattgcaaaatgtGGTGCACCACATACATATGGAGAAAAATTAATACTACCAGCTATACGGgtattcattaataatatgatcGGACAAAACCAGCAAGAGTTTCTTTCTTCAGTCCCATTGAGCAATGACACGGTTTCAAAAAGAATTGATGAGGTGGCAAATGATATCGAAATTCAATTATGTGAAGAACTGCAGTCTAAAGAATTTTCATTACAATTGGATGAGAGTACTCTGCGTGATAATGAATCTCTACTACTTGCTTATGTACGATTTGTAAAGAATGAAGAAATTATCGAAGAaatgttattttcaaaattacttAATACTGACACGAAAG CTATGGTTGGTCGGCATCGTGGTTTTATATTAAGGTTGAAGAACGTTGCACCAAATGTTCTAACAATTCACTGCATTATTTACCGTCAACATTTAGTCGCAAAGAAGCTTAATGGAAGACTTCACAAATCGCTGAGTATCTTTATAGTtgttatcaataaaataaagtccCATCCCTTGAATGATAGATTATTCCGTCAACTGTGTAAAGAAAATGATGAAGAATTTGAACGACTTAACTTACATACAGAAGTAAGATGGCTATCGAAaggaaattgtttaaaaagaTTTTATGCACTATTTGATACAATTGTGGAGTTTTTGGAtgtaaacaatgaaaaaatatgcattgaattaaaattactaCGAAATGATGTGGCCTATCTTTCGGATATATTCGGAAAGATAAATGAAAATCTCCTGAAGCTTCAAGGAAGCAATATCAGTCTTATTAAAGCCAAAGGCATTATACTGAGCTTTATCAACAaactcaaattatttaaaaataagcttcGTCG CCACATTGACGCCCTTATCGAAGATATGATAATACGATTCAAAGACTTGTatgaacttttaaaaccagattGGATAATTAATCCATTTTTATCAGATGTAGAAAGTGTCAGTCAAAAATTAAAAGAGCAGTTTATTGAGCTACAAAATGACTGTGAAGCTAAAATATGTAGTATTCAATCAAT AGGTGTCGCTTATGTGCAATCCATAATGGCATCAtga